In one Cygnus olor isolate bCygOlo1 chromosome 27, bCygOlo1.pri.v2, whole genome shotgun sequence genomic region, the following are encoded:
- the FER1L5 gene encoding fer-1-like protein 5 isoform X2: protein MDMAQGDMSARRQRYLVTRGHPLTAAVSLPVPTAAHVVSFQNTDRWQHRGDSHSVARGHNTGTQHRDTAMLRLLMASAHIPAATGAGPGVHVSARFRGVPRSTRVVPAERNPTWNETLVWPLGTRPLRPSASLALRLRHWGQPAPQGDLGATMVPLGRLAEEPGLPLALSHLPLLDPRGRPTGATVTVRCSYVPPSQVAAGDTVPHQQGWVAPCLSPPCLSPVVGTAIGVPPGPPRHNVKPATGRKEDFQVRVRVIEGHQLQGNDIKPVVTVLIGEHRFRTRIRVGNNPYYNEVFSQHFHLTPVQLAAVPIHVQVLNSRAIRAEATIGAFKLDVSTIYNAPGRRLSWKWLSLQHPRRPEAGSCGYLRVSLAVLRAGEPVAEPEEPAGSEEVEANLLQPSPLTPCVATLQLRVYRAEDLPQEEPTRPYLPAVLPAGGKRGFVAAAVQASFAGRTLCTRVMPPDANPAWNEVLFFPLRLPPVCDAIELAIISGSRAKVLGTATLHLSQISSAGAELQGGVSGFLPCFGPSFLPFYGPRPDPAKRPSTPSDTRVAYRGRVLLELSTHTGSPDGRQQDTIAPEDIARVQRLLPRRRRFGLCGVFYSATMLAPAPELLRFELSIGNYGDTGDPTCYPAASATPHGHPLFDGNRYHYLPWYDAKPVVAVTSIWEDAGLRWDATNLLQNMAQRLEGNVAALRDAGTATCGDAGRRLLRELARDCRVALPVLEAQLPKTPLDTELRAARLHLLRLMAAAAIAGPPRGGWAALLPEAEAWLGRVAALAAEPQAGVPDVLLWLLSGPRRVACARIPTHCLVFSPRGRAACGRLCGRTQTLFLGASGHIHAQLRVRLWLGHVAESRDLPRCLEGTLRIYAETYENQTKLLGKWSGRGLPGRPSFSDITGKAGLPRHRIRPPKGWRWDGPWAVEPPRRLLLDTEANLGKVLEEVYENESRQPGGDWGPAAMANTDAAGAAVPPKDEVACPQGWHITDGWRVDVAGAVDEAGWEYGVSAAPGSPPLAWHSAEKTYHTHRRRRWLRTRRREPSAQGQEQDVATFLQLHSPEAPAADEAWEYATLWGCRFHLRPRAGDLCRRRCWHRRMVPSQSSSVAPLFLLEGSPGTEAAVLEGEQPAAGTRGQGRPQQPMPLILCTFQRPSYFQLRCYLFQALELVPHGTKATADPVAHVSFVHISQSTRVLTRTLDLRWDQALLFHRVLLYGDPRGVRDEPPAVVVEVFDQEGEGAGSFLGRCVCTPLVWLDLGHRQPPRLRRYPLEGPGGPAGELLAAFELLHEAEEGALAQLSTPPWRDGTFSVPLGIRPLLRLVALEVLAWGLRGLRGRSLLPVRAPHLEVQCGGQVLRTPPIADLAANPNFPINAFLLPLHLPAEEEYVPPLRLRVLDTQGFGYRPEVGQACVRGLGRFCCQPDGGGRPSGPGASPASPGPAAAWDRIAQMLPKITAEKGATDKAAEREEEDEEEGDWWSKFYAAMGDTAKSHRGTHGDSLKVYSCELEAVPEFEGLQDFCQTFPLYQPGGPLGAGEDPVPVGEFKGLFHLYPLPEDPGVPPPPRHFQELPPSQPQQCLVRIYVVRAFDLSPRDRNGLCDPYIRVSLGAKTLGQRDQYVPNTVEPVFGRMFEVTGTIPLEKDLRVSLLDYDLLPPDQEIGSTTIDLENRLLSRFRAHCGLPRLYRIAGPGRWRDQLSPSRALEHFARIQGLPAPEFSADGTAVTFGCSTFLLSHFESGPPAHRHPGAPRERLALHVLRACRLVPEHLETRTLYNSTQPGLEQGKVQMWVDVFPASLGPPGPPVDITPRKPQRYELRCVVWNTRDVDLRDTNVAGQRMSDIYVTGWLDGLEEQRQRTDVHYRSLQGDGSFNWRFVFPFEYLVAERLCVLPRKEHFGAWMRRCRSCPPSSSSKCGTTTCSRPMTFWASWSWSSAGCRSQPSAPRTAP, encoded by the exons ATGGACATGGCACAGGGTGACATGAGTGCACGGCGGCAGAGGTACCTGGTGACACGGGGACACCCgctgacagcagcagtgtccctgcctgtccccaccGCAGCGCATGTGGTGTCGTTCCAGAACACAGACCGGTGGCAGCACCGTGGTGACAGTCACTCGGTGGCACGGGGACACAACACAGGGACACAGCACAGGGACACAGCCATGCTGCGGCTGCTGATGGCCAGTGCCCACATCCCAGCAGCCACGGGCGCCGGGCCCGGCGTGCACGTGTCCGCCCGCTTCAGAG gtgTCCCCAGGAGCACCCGGGTTGTGCCGGCAGAGCGCAACCCCACCTGGAATGAG ACACTGGTGTGGCCGCTGGGCACCCGTCCCCTGCGTCCCTCAGCCAGCCTGGCCCTGCGCCTCCGGCACTGGGGCCAGCCAGCACCCCAGGG GGATCTGGGTGCCACCATGGTGCCACTGGGCCGGCTGGCGGAGGAGCCCGGGCTGCCGCTTGCCCTCAGCCACCTCCCGCTGCTGGACCCTCGGGGACGTCCCACGGGGGCCACTGTCACTGTCCGCTGCTCCTACGTCCCCCCCAGCCAGGTGGCAGCAGGGGACACCGTGCCACACCAGCAGGGATGGGTGGCACCCTGCCTGTCACCCCCATGCCTCTCCCCGGTTGTGGGGACAGCCATCGGGGTGCCACCGGGGCCACCACGCCACAACGTTAAGCCCGCgacagggaggaaggaggattTCCAG GTGCGGGTGAGGGTGATCGAGGGCCACCAGCTGCAGGGGAATGACATCAAGCCGGTGGTGACGGTCCTCATCGGCGAGCACCGCTTCAGGACCAGGATCCGTGTGGGGAACAACCCCTACTACAACGAG GTGTTTTCCCAGCATTTCCACCTAACGCCTGtccagctggcagcagtgccCATCCACGTCCAG GTTCTCAACTCCCGGGCCATCCGCGCTGAGGCCACCATCGGCGCCTTCAAG CTGGACGTCAGCACCATCTACAACGCACCCG GTCGCAGGCTGAGCTGGAAGTGGCTGAGCCTGCAGCACCCCCGGCGCCCCGAGGCCGGGTCCTGCGGCTACCTCCGCGTCAGCCTGGCTGTCCTCCGCGCTGGCGAGCCTGTGGCG GAGCCGGAGGAACCGGCGGGGAGCGAGGAGGTGGAGGCCAACCTCCTGCAGCCTTCGCCGCTCACCCCGTGCGTGGCCACGCTCCAGCTCCGCGTCTACCGTGCCGAGGACCTGCCCCAGG AGGAACCGACCCGGCCGTACCTCCCGGCAGTGCTACCGGCCGGCGGCAAGCGGGGCTTCGTGGCGGCGGCGGTGCAAGCCAGCTTCGCCGGCAGGACG ctctgcacccGGGTGATGCCCCCCGATGCCAACCCTGCATGGAACGAGGTGCTCTTCTTCCCGCTGCGG CTGCCCCCTGTCTGTGATGCCATCGAGCTGGCCATCATCAGTGG GTCCCGCGCCAAGGTCCTGGGCACCGCCACCTTGCACCTCTCCCAAATCTCCTCTGCTGGTGCCGAGCTTCAAG GGGGGGTCTCTGGCTTCTTACCCTGCTTTGGACCCAGCTTCCTCCCGTTCTACGGCCCTCGGCCGGATCCTGCCAAGAGACCCAGCACCCCCAGC GACACCAGGGTTGCGTACCGGGGCCGGGTGCTACTGGAGCTCAGCACCCACACCGGGAGCCCGGATGGGCGCCAGCAGGACACCATCGCCCCCGAGGACATCGCCCGCGTGCAG CGCCTCCTGCCCCGGCGCCGCCGCTTCGGGCTGTGCGGGGTGTTTTACTCGGCCACCATGCTGGCACCCGCACCCGAGCTGCTGCGCTTCGAGCTCAGCATCGGCAACTACGGGGACACCGGTGACCCCACGTGCTACCCCGCTGCCTCTGCCACCCCGCACGGCCACCCCCTCTTTGATG GCAATCGCTACCACTACCTGCCCTGGTACGACGCCAAGCCGGTGGTGGCCGTCACCTCCATTTGGGAGGACGCCGGCCTCCGCTGGGACGCCACGAACCTGCTGCAGAACATGGCCCAGAGGCTG GAGGGAAACGTGGCCGCGCTGCGGGATGCGGGGACGGCCACCTGCGGGGACGCCGGGAGGAGGCTGCTCCGGGAGCTGGCACGGGACTGCAG AGTGGCACTGCCAGTGCTGGAGGCGCAGCTCCCCAAAACGCCGCTGGACACGGAGCTGCGTGCCGCCCGCCTGCACCTGCTGCGCCTCATGGCCGCGGCGGCGATCGCCGGCCCCCCGCGCGGTGGCTGGGCCGCGCTGCTACCGGAGGCCGAGGCCTGGCTAGGCCGCGTGGCCGCGCTGGCGGCCGAG CCGCAGGCCGGTGTCCCTGacgtgctgctgtggctgctgagcGGGCCACGGCGGGTGGCCTGCGCCCGCATCCCCACGCACTGCCTGGTGTTCTCACCCCGCGGCCGTGCTGCCTGCGGGAGGCTCTGCGGCCGGACCCAGACCCTCTTCTTGGGG gCCTCGGGCCACATCCATGCCCAGCTCCGTGTCCGGCTGTGGCTGGGGCACGTGGCTGAGAGCCGGGACCTGCCGCGGTGCCTGGAGGGCACCCTGCGCATCTATGCCGAGACG TACGAAAACCAAACGAAGCTCCTGGGCAAGTGGAGCGGGAGGGGGCTGCCGGGGCGCCCCAGCTTCTCCGACATCACTGGCAAAGCAGGGCTGCCCCGCCACCGGATCCGGCCCCCCAAGGGCTGGCGCTGGGACGGACCCTGGGCTGTGGAGCCACCGCGGCG gctgctgctggacaCCGAGGCCAACCTGGGCAAGGTGCTGGAGGAGGTCTACGAGAATGAGAGCCGGCAGCCCGGCGGGGACTGGGGACCTGCCGCCATGGCCAACACTGATGCC GCTGGTGCAGCGGTGCCCCCCAAGGATGAGGTGGCTTGTCCCCAAGGCTGGCACATCACCGACGGCTGGCGGGTGGACGTGGCGGGGGCTGTGGATGAGGCCG GCTGGGAGTACGGGGTGAGCGCAGCACCTGGCAGCCCCCCACTGGCATGGCACTCCGCCGAGAAGACGTACCACACGCACCGGCGACGGCGGTGGCTGCGCACCCGCCGCAGGGAGCCCAGCGCCCAGGGACAGGAGCAGGACGTGGCCACCTTCCTCCAGCTG CACAGCCCCGAAGCGCCGGCGGCGGACGAGGCGTGGGAGTACGCGACCCTCTGGGGCTGCCGCTTCCACCTGCGGCCCCGCGCTGGGGACCTGTGCCGGCGGCGCTGCTGGCACCGGCGCATGGTGCCATCGCAGTCCTCATCCGTGgcccccctcttcctcctcgaGGGCTCCCCG GGCACGGAGGCGGCGGTGCTGGAGGGCGAGCAGCCGGCAGCAGGGACCAGGGGCCAGGGACGCCCGCAGCAGCCCATGCCCCTCATCCTCTGCACCTTCCAGC GGCCCAGCTACTTCCAGCTGCGCTGCTACCTCTTCCAGGCGCTGGAGCTGGTGCCCCACGGCACCAAGGCCACGGCAG ACCCCGTCGCCCACGTGTCCTTCGTGCACATCAGCCAGAGCACCCGGGTGCTCACCCGCACCCTGGACCTGCGCTGGGACCAGGCGCTGCTCTTCCACCGGGTGCTGCTTTACGGGGACCCCCGGGGGGTCCGCGACGAGCCCCCGGCTGTGGTGGTGGAGGTGTTTGACCAAGAAGGAGAG GGTGCTGGCAGCTTCCTGGGGAGGTGCGTGTGCACCCCGCTTGTGTGGCTGGATCTGGGGCAccggcagcccccccggctGCGACGTTACCCGCTGGAGGGGCCGGGAGGGCCAGcgggggagctgctggctgccttcGAGCTGCTGCACGAGGCTGAG GAGGGGGCCCTGGCGCAGCTCAGCACCCCGCCGTGGAGGGACGGCACCTTCAGCGTCCCCCTGGGCATCCGGCCCCTTCTGCGGCTGGTGGCACTCGAG GTGCTGGcgtgggggctgcgggggctgcgcgGCCGCTCCCTCCTGCCCGTGCGCGCCCCCCACCTGGAGGTGCAGTGCGGGGGCCAGGTCCTGCGCACGCCCCCCATCGCCGACCTCGCCGCCAACCCCAACTTCCCCATCAACGCCTTCCTGCTGCCGCTG CACCTGCCGGCGGAGGAGGAGTACGTGCCCCCCCTCCGGCTGCGGGTGCTGGACACGCAGGGGTTCGGGTACCGGCCCGAGGTGGGGCAGGCGTGCGTGCGGGGCCTGGGGCGCTTCTGCTGCCAGCCTGACGGTGGGGGGCGACCGTCTGGACCCGGTGCCTCCCCAGCAAGCCCTGGCCCTG CCGCTGCCTGGGACAGGATCGCTCAG atgCTGCCCAAGATCACCGCTGAGAAGGGGGCTACGGACAAG GCTGcggagagggaggaagaggatgaggaagaagGAGACTGGTGGAGCAAATTCTATGCGGCCATGGGGGACACAGCAAAGAGCCACCGGGGGACACACGGGGACAGCCTGAag GTCTACAGCTGCGAGCTGGAGGCAGTGCCCGAATTCGAGGGGCTGCAGGATTTCTGCCAGACCTTTCCTCTCTACCAGCCGGGGGGGCCACTGGGGGCCGGGGAGGACCCTGTGCCCGTGGGCGAGTTCAAG gGGCTTTTCCATCTCTACCCCCTGCCCGAGGACCCTGGGGTGCCCCCCCCACCACGCCActtccaggagctgccccccagccagccccagcagtgcctggTGCGAATCTACGTCGTCCGCGCCTTCGACCTGTCCCCTCGTGACCGAAATGGGCTG TGTGACCCCTACATCCGCGTCTCGCTGGGGGCGAAGACGCTGGGCCAGCGGGACCAGTACGTGCCCAACACCGTGGAGCCAGTTTTCGGCAG GATGTTCGAGGTGACGGGCACCATCCCTCTGGAGAAGGACCTGCGGGTCTCGCTGCTGGACTACGACCTGCTGCCTCCCGACCAGGAGATCGGCAGCACCACCATCGACCTGGAGAACCGGCTGCTGTCCCGCTTCCGTGCCCACTGCGGGCTGCCCCGCCTGTACCGCAT CGCCGGCCCTGGGCGCTGGAGGgaccagctcagccccagccgGGCTCTGGAGCACTTTGCCCGCATccaggggctgccagcacccgAATTCAGCGCCGACGGCACCGCCGTCACCTTCGGGTGCTCCACCTTCCTGCTCAGCCATTTCG AGAGCGGCCCCCCCGCGCACCGGCACCCTGGGGCGCCCCGGGAGCGCCTGGCCCTGCACGTGCTCCGCGCCTGTCGCCTCGTCCCCGAGCACCTCGAGACGCGGACGCTCTACAACAGCACCCAGCCCGGGCTGGAGCAG GGCAAGGTGCAGATGTGGGTGGACGTCTTCCCTGCCAGCCTTGGGCCCCCTGGCCCCCCTGTCGACATCACCCCCCGCAAACCCCAGAG GTATGAGCTGCGCTGCGTGGTGTGGAACACGCGGGACGTGGACCTGAGGGACACCAACGTGGCCGGGCAGAGGATGAGCGACATCTACGTCACCGG GTGGCTGGAcgggctggaggagcagaggcagaggacGGACGTGCACTACCGCTCGCTGCAAGGGGACGGCAGCTTCAACTGGCGCTTTGTCTTCCCCTTCGAGTACCTGGTGGCCGAGCGGCTCTGCGTCCTGCCCCGAAAG GAGCATTTTGGAGCCTGGATGAGACGGTGCAGAAGCTGCCCCCCAAGCTCATCCTCCAAGTGTGGGACAACGACATGTTCACGGCCGATGACTTTTTGG GCGTCCTGGAGCTGGAGCTCAGCCGGCTGCCGCAGCCAGCCCAGCGCCCCCAGGACTGCGCCCTGA